The following nucleotide sequence is from Melioribacteraceae bacterium.
GAGGATTACTAGAGTTAATAATCCAAACAACGATACTAAATCATATCTAATTCTATCCCATACAAATAAAACTAGTATCATAACGAGAATAATAAAAACAAAAATATAATCCATTGGTTATTTTAGTTGTTCTTAATCGTTAGAAAAAATTACATAATATTTTGATTACATTGAATCGAAAAAGAGGAGCTTCTTTAATGAAGAATTGTTAAGAGAAATGTTACAAAATTACCGAACTATAAACTAACCAATTTATGAAGTGTTTTTTCTTTAAGTTGTTCGAGAGTTTCTGTGGAAAGCATTTTGTAGGCATCGTCACGTAGTTTTCCCCATTTATCATGAACCGGACAAGGATGATCCGAAGAGCAGCCGGGAAAACCCAGCACACAATTACTAAAGAGTTCCAAACCATCAATCGCTTGCACAATATCGATTAGTTTTATATTGCTTGGACTTTTAGCGAGATAAAATCCGCCGTTCTTCCCTTTTTTAGAACCGATGATTCCGCTTTCGGTTAGAATCTGCATTACCTTAGAAACGTATTCCTTTGGCACTTTTAATTCTTTTG
It contains:
- a CDS encoding Rrf2 family transcriptional regulator, which encodes MTVIFSKTCELGLQAVLFLSIKKEKRIFTASEVSKELKVPKEYVSKVMQILTESGIIGSKKGKNGGFYLAKSPSNIKLIDIVQAIDGLELFSNCVLGFPGCSSDHPCPVHDKWGKLRDDAYKMLSTETLEQLKEKTLHKLVSL